A portion of the Archocentrus centrarchus isolate MPI-CPG fArcCen1 chromosome 19, fArcCen1, whole genome shotgun sequence genome contains these proteins:
- the cenpt gene encoding centromere protein T: MDPTEDLSARVLLKHILTTEPPRTPVTSSDSQEPSSSGARSSSRLSKKDAGAQTPQEILRRSMRQKLHESITRKYLLATKRRTTSLVLKKINMPATSSSVLINDGDTPRHVLMNVLRTEPVKSPVVHAKGTSEEPEPPSANSTISRARPSMELSGLDLPDVTIGHAASTAKGLSRKRPRRSLNVTAFEKRLKAGDDTGEETEESVDDNSSLSVLSSTSLTLKTPFVDAKTEKRGLQRRVSNRRKISDEEFGAAVDKRQMRGVSSFAPAQQDFSESAESEGITLGLSKLSEPDITADIVNCNTALYAQPEAMTSNFSTVATQDKPTVMASQLQREMELKKQSKLETDQLMDVFPSEDESEKKEGRRTVYGQPEDVAMVAKSAGEEDVVESQTSVSDAAQFEEGENRVEAQSEEEHVPDSQPEDGIEAGSQAEEEEAAADSKTEEEEVEVVVDSHSDGGAADSQSEKGDEAGSQSEEDENLAQSQTEEEEEEGAGESHTGFQSEEDDETSSQSEEEEVAPDFQTEEEEEEGTAGYQTDEAAAALPEEDVEVSPQSETNEDVAMSQDEDDCELINSEKGEEASEQLQHDLEHVSRRAHLSEGGLIMPVNEAAEDFTNATVAGCFDAKSEAQGTLDLHSSFEIGSLESGQAHARDPDLVESSTEGQAGASGTENKPDADKENSFPPPEGTYDIEEGGSEAFSEEAPDQDAVEPEEESEDEGDDEENEEFPCKTPFFVREKMNLNRPDPLSSPSVLKNVQASTSGTKESLPAAKPKQRRVRKTSMSKKETALPKSYLMGVFKHFAKTKVSADVYPVLNEIMDKFFDRLAEDLETYALHAKRKTIEIEDVELLLKRQGYVNDKVPVEVLIEKYLRMDQRRVLIPVATSGNVVIPAKRR; the protein is encoded by the exons TAGTAGACTCAGCAAGAAAGATGCTGGTGCCCAGACTCCTCAGGAGATCCTGAGGCGCAGCATGAGACAGAAGCTTCATGAG AGTATAACCAGAAAATATCTCCTGGCCACTAAAAGGAGGACTACCTCACTTGTGCTTAAAAAGATAAACATGCCTGCCACATCTTCTTCAGTACTGATAAATGATGGAGACACTCCTAGACACGTACTCATGAACGTCTTGCGGACAG agccGGTGAAATCCCCTGTGGTTCATGCGAAAGGGACCTCTGAAGAGCCAGAGCCGCCTTCGGCCAACTCCACCATCTCCAGAGCACGTCCTAG TATGGAGCTGTCAGGGCTGGACCTGCCTGATGTAACGATTGGCCATGCAGCCAGCACTGCAAAGGGACTGAGCCGAAAGAGACCGCGCAGGAGTCTTAACGTAACAGCTTTTGAAAAACGACTTAAAGCTGGAGATG ATACTGGTGAGGAAACTGAGGAGTCAGTAGATGACAATTCATCACTATCTGTGTTGAG CTCCACTTCCTTGACTTTAAAGACACCCTTCGTTGATGCAAAGACTGAGAAAAGAGGCCTGCAGAGAAGAGTTTCTAATCGTCGAAAAATCTCAGATGAAGAATTTGGTGCTGCTGTAGATAAACGGCAGATGAGAG GTGTGAGCAGCTTTGCACCAGCGCAGCAGGACTTCAGTGAGTCTGCTGAGTCTGAGGGCATCACTTTGGGCCTAAGCAAACTTAGCGAACCAGATATCACAGCTGATATTGTGAACTGCAACACTGCTCTCTACGCCCAGCCTGAGGCCATGACCTCCAACTTTTCCACTGTTGCGACTCAGGACAAACCTACAGTCATGGCATCTCAACTGCAGAGGGAGATGGAGCTGAAGAAGCAGAGCAAGCTGGAAACTGACCAACTGATGGATGTATTTCCAAGTGAAGATGAATCTGAAaagaaggaagggaggagaaCAGTTTATGGTCAACCTGAAGATGTTGCAATGGTGGCAAAATCTGCGGGAGAGGAAGATGTAGTTGAATCTCAGACTAGTGTAAGTGACGCAGCTCAATTTGAAGAAGGTGAGAACCGAGTAGAAGCTCAAAGTGAAGAGGAACATGTCCCTGATTCTCAACCCGAAGACGGTATTGAAGCAGGGTCacaggcagaggaagaggaggctgcAGCAGACTCTAAAactgaagaagaggaggtggaAGTTGTAGTTGACTCTCACAGTGATGGAGGTGCAGCTGATTCCCAGTCTGAAAAGGGTGATGAAGCAGGTTCTCAATCTGAAGAGGATGAGAATCTGGCTCAGTCTCagactgaagaagaagaggaggagggtgcAGGAGAATCTCATACTGGTTTTCAGTCTGAAGAGGATGATGAAACAAGTTCTCAgtctgaggaagaagaggttgCACCAGACTTTCAaactgaagaagaggaggaggaaggtaCAGCTGGATATCAAACtgatgaagctgcagcagcccTACCTGAAGAGGATGTTGAAGTTAGTCCTCAGTCTGAGACAAATGAGGACGTGGCCATGTCTCAGGATGAAGACGATTGTGAGCTCATCAACAGTGAAAAGGGAGAGGAGGCATCAGAACAGCTGCAACATGATTTGGAACACGTCAGCCGAAGGGCTCATCTCTCTGAGGGTGGTCTCATCATGCCTGTTAATGAGGCAGCAGAAGATTTCACTAATGCCACAGtggcag gATGTTTTGATGCCAAGTCCGAAGCACAGGGCACTCTTGATCTGCACAGCAGCTTTGAAATCGGGAGCCTTGAGAGTGGTCAGGCTCATGCTAGAGACCCTGACTTGGTCGAATCTTCAACAGAAGGACAGGCAGGTGCCTCTGGGACAGAGAATAAGCCTGATGCTGACAAGGAGAACTCATTTCCTCCTCCAGAGGGAACATATGACATCGAAGAGGGTGGGAGTGAAGCTTTCTCTGAAGAAGCTCCAGATCAGGATGCTGTCGAACCAGAAGAAGAATCAGAGGATGAAGGAGATGATGAAGAGAATGAAG AATTCCCCTGCAAGACTCCATTTTTCGTCAGAGAGAAAATGAACTTGAATCGCCCTGATCCATTGTCATCACcttctgttttaaaaaatgttcaggCCAG TACCAGTGGTACAAAAGAATCTTTACCAGCAGCTAAACCTAAGCAGAGGCGAGTGAGGAAGACGAGCATGTCCAAGAAGGAAACAGCCCTTCCTAAGAGCTACCTCATGGGCGTCTTCAAGCACTTTGCCAAAACAAAAGTCTCTGCAGATGTTTACCCTGTCCTGAATGAAAT AATGGATAAGTTCTTTGACCGGCTAGCTGAGGATTTGGAGACATATGCTCTCCACGCAAAGAGAAAAACCATAGAGATCGAGGACGTTGAGCTTCTACTGAAAAG gCAGGGTTATGTGAATGACAAGGTGCCAGTGGAAGTGCTTATTGAAAAATATCTTCGCATGGACCAGCGAAGGGTCCTAATCCCCGTCGCAACCAGTGGAAATGTTGTTATCCCTGCAAAGCGCAGGTGA